Proteins encoded by one window of Vitis riparia cultivar Riparia Gloire de Montpellier isolate 1030 chromosome 11, EGFV_Vit.rip_1.0, whole genome shotgun sequence:
- the LOC117924916 gene encoding uncharacterized protein LOC117924916 isoform X1 has protein sequence MSSACNFANINLHSPIRFSPRRCRRALQIHVWRRRRLKSIPSLVVRSQLGSLVPSTFENLFHTLVSQFPSVNSLDLVAPALGFASGVALYLSRFRSGEDSDIGEWILFTSPTPFNRFVLLRCPSISFEGSELLEDVNERLVKEDRHFVRLNSGRIQVRGYDGRDAIVEEKLAYQRECVGMDDGGVVSLDWPANLDLTEEHGLDTTVLLIPGTAEGSMDPNVRSFVCEALWRGYFPVVMNPRGCAGSPLTTARLFTAADSDDICTAIQFINRARPWTTMMGVGWGYGANMLTKYLAEVGEKTPLTAATCIDNPFDLEEASRVAPNHIVVDQKLTGGLIDILRSNKELFQGRTKGFDVEKGLSAKTVRDFEKAISMVSYGFDAIEDFYSKSSTRGIVGNVKIPVLFIQNDDGTTPLFSIPRSLIAENPFTSLLLCSCSSTSVILSGRSAISWCQNVTIEWLAAVELGLLKGRHPLLKDVDVTINPLEGLALVEGRAPPKSSRVNKFFNPEKSSALSEHSMDPVSEMLAATNIRLGQDSWRNLEIEDKELPEVHNGTLQQSSSVDAELIKEDVISSVDNERGQVLQTAQVVMNMLDATMPGTLTEEHKKKVLAAVGQGETVMQALQDAVPEDVRGKLSTAVSGILSTQGTNLNFEGLLRIGQIPNVSSGLKSKIQEEIGITSSGEGMHKDAHSSDQRKGADDMADGTNNNQSGNEKPAGRLETELQPSEKLQKSIDLGQAQPVGGQGGEVSSSVNKSTIDAVNNQENNEFSKEKPAQYSEKSGNGSETGANPNFSSRSEKADGTEEAISDHQKLDHDGRNAQIEMKEENHFQKNEGKILDSSTDQNKMIPSTKIDEAVSPPGSSSEPQVMEKEVSDNQKKEDKTMQPILDQNNAIMSDSNSPTFSVSQAFDTLTGLDDSTQVAVNSVFGVIEDMITQLEEKGNQDEVIDKDVVKDEKSGSERQNNQVISNHKLEKEEDNKNGLNFESDILHDPTVPSWHENHTDTLLDAGPRWVEEKSSQTPIPFRGNGTGSSRNYTDSHVGKKEDGKDHFVGDKLLARSLDRHSHVNNIPLYITATPYGDSLYNEYLRKYLLSKIPNTKSLDLDTTTALFLDYFPEEGQWKLLEQPGNTGDSVGDVRTLKGIDRMSQAYLSSKSNAGKIIEPSYVILDTEKQHEPVRGYKTVDIKNEKAALGNDGSEELICFVKNIIVDALKVEVCRRLSASYMKEMEFDLARDLEQIANAVSLIVGQDKEHGWHVDSNDYRTGRTIKKVGSVHGERIVRAISSAIQDTSHLRRVLPVGVIVGSSLAALRKFFNVAAVHDTGQNEAVTLDGLEIVEEKSYGQVSETENDQTPSDKTENLNLEISRDGKKAKLRNLNDSTVMVGAVTAALGASALLVNQRDPYNSNETADSSSKPFKEKGIQLKEPNKIEETLEKNQNNIVTNLAEKAMSVAGPVVPTKGDGEVDQERLVAMLADLGQKGGMLKLVGKIALLWGGIRGAVSLTRRLISFLRFADRPLFQRILGFVCMVLVLWSPVVVPLLPTLVQSWTTNNSSRIAELVCIVGLYTAVVILVMLWGKRIRGYENPFEEYGLDLTSSPEIQNFLKGLIGGVMLVMSIHSVNALLGFVSLSWPAAFDTKTLFKVYGQMLMLTVRGILTAVSISLVEELLFRSWLPEEIAADLGYNRGIIISGLAFSLCQRSPLSIPGLWLLSLVLAGARQRSQGSLSLPIGLRAGIMASTFILQIGGFIKYQPNFPLWVTGTHPLQPFSGVVGLTFSMILAIVLYPRRPLHKKKTKTLQE, from the exons ATGAGCTCTGCGTGTAATTTTGCTAATATCAATCTTCACTCTCCGATCAGATTCTCTCCCAGAAGATGCAGGAGAGCTTTACAAATTCACGTATGGAGGCGTCGGAGACTGAAATCAATTCCAAGTCTGGTGGTGCGGAGTCAATTAGGGTCGCTTGTTCCGTCaacttttgagaatttgttcCACACCTTGGTTTCTCAGTTTCCGTCCGTGAATTCACTGGATTTGGTGGCTCCGGCGCTGGGGTTTGCTTCCGGAGTCGCGCTCTACTTATCGCGGTTCAGGTCGGGGGAGGATTCGGACATTGGAGAGTGGATTTTGTTCACGAGTCCCACGCCGTTCAATCGGTTCGTGCTGCTTCGGTGCCCATCGATATCGTTTGAAGGGAGCGAGTTGTTGGAGGACGTGAATGAGAGGCTGGTGAAGGAGGATAGACACTTTGTGAGGTTGAATAGTGGGAGGATTCAAGTGAGGGGTTACGATGGGAGGGATGCTATAGTTGAGGAGAAGCTCGCTTATCAGAGAGAGTGCGTGGGCATGGATGACGGAGGTGTCGTATCTTTGGATTGGCCCGCTAATTTGGATTTGACAGAGGAGCATGGTTTGGATACTACTGTTTTGCTTATTCCCGGAACGGCTGAAGGTAGCATGGATCCGAATGTGCGTTCTTTCGTATGTGAAGCACTTTGGCGTGGCTATTTTCCAGTTGTGATGAATCCTAGGGGTTGTGCTGGTTCACCCCTGACCACAGCTCG GTTATTTACAGCTGCTGACAGCGATGATATCTGCACAGCTATACAGTTCATCAATAGAGCAAGGCCATGGACTACAATGATGGGTGTTGGCTGGGGATATGGTGCCAACATGTTGACAAAGTACCTGGCAGAGGTTGGAGAGAAAACACCTCTTACTGCTGCCACATGCATAGACAATCCTTTTGACTTAGAGGAGGCCTCAAGGGTGGCCCCTAATCACATTGTTGTTGATCAAAAGCTCACAGGTGGACTGATAGATATTCTCAGATCCAACAAG GAACTATTTCAAGGCAGAACAAAAGGTTTTGATGTGGAAAAGGGTCTTTCGGCCAAGACTGTTCGTGATTTTGAAAAAGCAATATCTATGGTATCTTATGGTTTTGATGCTATAGAAGACTTCTATTCAAAATCTAGCACACGAGGTATTGTTGGAAATGTGAAGATTCCTGTTCTCTTTATACAG AATGATGATGGGACAACGCCGCTATTCTCTATTCCACGCAGTTTGATAGCAGAAAATCCATTCACAAGCTTGCTTCTGTGTTCTTGTTCTTCAACTAGTGTCATCTTGAGTGGCAGATCAGCTATATCTTGGTGTCAGAATGTAACCATCGAG TGGCTCGCGGCAGTGGAGCTAGGACTTCTGAAGGGTCGCCATCCTCTTCTGAAAGATGTAGATGTTACCATCAATCCTTTAGAAGGTTTGGCTCTTGTGGAAGGCAGAGCCCCTCCTAAGAGTAGCAGAGTCAATAAGTTTTTCAATCCTGAGAAGTCAAGTGCTTTAAGTGAACATTCTATGGATCCTGTTAGTGAGATGCTTGCAGCTACTAACATCCGCCTTGGGCAAGATTCATGgagaaatttggaaattgaagacAAGGAATTGCCAGAAGTGCACAACGGTACATTGCAGCAGAGCAGCTCTGTTGATGCAGAATTAATCAAAGAGGATGTAATTAGCTCAGTAGATAACGAAAGAGGGCAAGTTCTACAGACAGCACAAGTGGTTATGAACATGCTTGATGCGACTATGCCTGGTACTCTAACAGAAGAACATAAGAAGAAG GTCCTGGCTGCCGTAGGTCAAGGAGAAACAGTTATGCAAGCTTTGCAAGATGCTGTCCCAGAAGATGTTCGTGGAAAGCTTTCTACTGCTGTTTCTGGAATTTTGTCTACTCAAGGCACAAATTTAAACTTTGAGGGTCTTCTGAGGATTGGCCAGATTCCTAATGTATCGTCAGGATTGAAATCAAAGATCCAAGAAGAAATTGGAATAACATCAAGTGGAGAAGGTATGCATAAGGATGCTCATTCTTCTGATCAGAGGAAAGGGGCTGATGATATGGCAGATGGCACTAATAATAATCAATCTGGCAATGAAAAACCTGCTGGCAGACTAGAAACAGAGCTTCAGCCCTCAGAGAAGTTGCAAAAATCTATTGATCTGGGTCAGGCTCAACCAGTTGGTGGTCAAGGCGGTGAAGTCTCTAGCTCAGTCAATAAGAGCACCATTGATGCAGTGAATAATCAGGAAAATAATGAGTTTTCCAAGGAAAAGCCTGCTCAATATTCTGAGAAAAGTGGAAATGGATCAGAAACAGGTGCTAATCCTAATTTTTCTAGTCGGTCTGAAAAGGCAGATGGCACGGAGGAAGCAATTAGTGATCATCAAAAGTTGGATCATGATGGTAGAAATGCTCAGATAGAGATGAAAGAGGAGAAtcatttccaaaaaaatgaaggaaaaatccTGGATTCTTCAACTGATCAAAATAAGATGATTCCTTCCACCAAGATAGATGAGGCAGTTTCACCTCCTGGATCCTCATCTGAGCCACAAGTGATGGAAAAGGAAGTTAGTGataatcaaaagaaagaagacAAAACCATGCAGCCTATTCTTGATCAAAATAATGCCATTATGTCAGATTCTAATTCCCCAACTTTCAGTGTCTCTCAAGCCTTCGATACCTTGACAGGGTTGGATGATTCTACTCAAGTGGCTGTGAACAGTGTTTTTGGTGTAATTGAAGACATGATTACTCAGTTGGAGGAAAAAGGCAATCAAGATGAAGTCATAGATAAGGATGTGGTCAAGGATGAGAAAAGTGGTTCTGAGAGACAGAATAATCAAGTCATTAGCAACCACAAGTTGGAAAAGGAAGAGGACAATAAGAATGGCCTGAACTTTGAGTCTGACATCTTACATGATCCTACTGTACCCAGTTGGCATGAGAATCATACAGATACATTGCTTGATGCAGGACCCAGATGGGTAGAGGAGAAATCCAGTCAGACCCCAATTCCATTCAGAGGGAATGGCACCGGTAGTTCTAGAAATTACACAGATAGCCATGTAGGTAAAAAGGAAGATGGGAAGGACCATTTTGTTGGTGACAAACTTTTGGCTCGAAGTTTAGATAGACATAGTCATGTAAATAATATTCCACTTTACATAACTGCAACTCCATATGGAGATTCTCTTTATAATGAATACTTAAGAAAGTATCTTCTTTCAAAGATACCAAATACCAAATCACTAGATTTAGATACAACTACTGCTCTGTTTCTTGACTATTTTCCAGAAGAAGGTCAATGGAAGCTATTGGAACAGCCAGGAAACACTGGGGATTCCGTTGGTGATGTCAGGACTCTTAAGGGTATTGACAGAATGAGTCAGGCCTATTTATCTTCTAAAAGTAACGCAGGAAAGATTATTGAACCTTCATATGTGATATTAGATACTGAAAAACAACATGAACCAGTTAGAGGGTACAAGACAgtggacataaaaaatgaaaaggccGCACTTGGCAATGATGGGTCAGAGGAGTTGATATGCTTTGTTAAGAACATTATTGTGGATGCTTTGAAGGTTGAAGTTTGTCGCAGGCTAAGTGCATCATACATGAAGGAGATGGAGTTTGATCTTGCTAGAGATTTAGAACAAATTGCAAATGCTGTGTCTCTGATTGTTGGACAAGACAAGGAGCATGGTTGGCATGTGGACAGTAATGACTATAGAACCGGCCGTACTATAAAAAAGGTTGGTTCTGTTCATGGAGAGCGTATTGTTAGAGCAATCTCATCTGCCATTCAGGATACAAGTCACTTGAGGAGAGTGCTGCCAGTGGGTGTTATTGTAGGATCTAGCTTAGCTGCTTTGAGAAAATTCTTCAATGTAGCTGCAGTGCATGATACTGGCCAAAATGAAGCTGTGACCCTTGATGGACTGGAAATTGTTGAGGAAAAAAGTTATGGTCAAGTCAGTGAAACAGAGAATGATCAGACTCCTTCTGACAAaactgaaaatttgaatttagaaataagCAGAGATGGGAAGAAAGCAAAATTAAGAAATCTAAACGATAGCACTGTCATGGTTGGTGCTGTTACAGCTGCCCTGGGGGCATCTGCTTTACTGGTGAATCAACGG GATCCATACAACAGTAATGAAACTGCTGACAGTTCATCCAAGCCCTTCAAGGAGAAAGGAATTCAACTGAAAGAGCCTAACAAGATTGAAGAGACATTGGAAAAAAACCAGAATAACATAGTCACAAACCTTGCTGAGAAAGCCATGTCAGTTGCTGGTCCAGTGGTACCAACAAAAGGAGATGGTGAAGTTGATCAAGAAAG GTTGGTTGCCATGTTAGCAGATTTGGGACAAAAAGGTGGCATGTTGAAGCTGGTTGGTAAAATTGCTTTGCTTTGGGGTGGAATACGTGGTGCAGTGAGTTTAACCCGTAGGCTTATCTCTTTTTTGCGTTTTGCTGACCGCCCCTTGTTCCAGAG GATTCTTGGGTTTGTCTGCATGGTGCTTGTTTTATGGTCACCAGTTGTGGTTCCATTGCTCCCAACACTTGTGCAGAGCTGGACAACAAATAATTCCTCCCGGATTGCTGAGCTTGTTTGCATTGTTGGCCTTTATACTGCTGTTGTGATACTTGTCATGTTATGGGGCAAGAGAATTCGAGGGTATGAAAATCCATTTGAGGAATATGGACTGGATTTGACATCATCACCAGAG ATCCAAAATTTTCTGAAGGGTTTGATTGGAGGAGTTATGCTTGTTATGTCGATACATTCTGTGAATGCATTACTTGGATTTGTCAGTCTCTCTTGGCCTGCAGCTTTTGACACTAAGACATTGTTCAAAGTGTACGGGCAAATGCTTATGCTTACTGTTCGGGGGATTCTAACAGCAGTCAGCATTTCACTTGTGGAAGAATTGCTTTTCAGGTCGTGGTTGCCTGAAGAAATTGCCGCTGATCTTGGATACAATCGTGGAATCATCATTTCAGGACTTGCATTTTCTTTATGCCAGAg GTCTCCACTGTCAATACCCGGGCTATGGCTCTTATCTTTGGTTCTGGCAGGGGCTCGGCAAAGAAGTCAAGGTAGCCTCTCCCTTCCTATTGGGCTGCGTGCAGGGATAATGGCTTCAACTTTCATCTTACAAATTGGTGGTTTCATAAAATACCAACCCAATTTTCCTCTTTGGGTAACTGGGACTCACCCACTTCAACCATTTAGTGGAGTTGTTGGTCTTACCTTCTCAATGATATTGGCGATAGTTCTCTATCCAAGACGGCCTCTAcataagaagaaaacaaagaccCTTCAGGAATAA
- the LOC117924916 gene encoding uncharacterized protein LOC117924916 isoform X2, producing the protein MMGVGWGYGANMLTKYLAEVGEKTPLTAATCIDNPFDLEEASRVAPNHIVVDQKLTGGLIDILRSNKELFQGRTKGFDVEKGLSAKTVRDFEKAISMVSYGFDAIEDFYSKSSTRGIVGNVKIPVLFIQNDDGTTPLFSIPRSLIAENPFTSLLLCSCSSTSVILSGRSAISWCQNVTIEWLAAVELGLLKGRHPLLKDVDVTINPLEGLALVEGRAPPKSSRVNKFFNPEKSSALSEHSMDPVSEMLAATNIRLGQDSWRNLEIEDKELPEVHNGTLQQSSSVDAELIKEDVISSVDNERGQVLQTAQVVMNMLDATMPGTLTEEHKKKVLAAVGQGETVMQALQDAVPEDVRGKLSTAVSGILSTQGTNLNFEGLLRIGQIPNVSSGLKSKIQEEIGITSSGEGMHKDAHSSDQRKGADDMADGTNNNQSGNEKPAGRLETELQPSEKLQKSIDLGQAQPVGGQGGEVSSSVNKSTIDAVNNQENNEFSKEKPAQYSEKSGNGSETGANPNFSSRSEKADGTEEAISDHQKLDHDGRNAQIEMKEENHFQKNEGKILDSSTDQNKMIPSTKIDEAVSPPGSSSEPQVMEKEVSDNQKKEDKTMQPILDQNNAIMSDSNSPTFSVSQAFDTLTGLDDSTQVAVNSVFGVIEDMITQLEEKGNQDEVIDKDVVKDEKSGSERQNNQVISNHKLEKEEDNKNGLNFESDILHDPTVPSWHENHTDTLLDAGPRWVEEKSSQTPIPFRGNGTGSSRNYTDSHVGKKEDGKDHFVGDKLLARSLDRHSHVNNIPLYITATPYGDSLYNEYLRKYLLSKIPNTKSLDLDTTTALFLDYFPEEGQWKLLEQPGNTGDSVGDVRTLKGIDRMSQAYLSSKSNAGKIIEPSYVILDTEKQHEPVRGYKTVDIKNEKAALGNDGSEELICFVKNIIVDALKVEVCRRLSASYMKEMEFDLARDLEQIANAVSLIVGQDKEHGWHVDSNDYRTGRTIKKVGSVHGERIVRAISSAIQDTSHLRRVLPVGVIVGSSLAALRKFFNVAAVHDTGQNEAVTLDGLEIVEEKSYGQVSETENDQTPSDKTENLNLEISRDGKKAKLRNLNDSTVMVGAVTAALGASALLVNQRDPYNSNETADSSSKPFKEKGIQLKEPNKIEETLEKNQNNIVTNLAEKAMSVAGPVVPTKGDGEVDQERLVAMLADLGQKGGMLKLVGKIALLWGGIRGAVSLTRRLISFLRFADRPLFQRILGFVCMVLVLWSPVVVPLLPTLVQSWTTNNSSRIAELVCIVGLYTAVVILVMLWGKRIRGYENPFEEYGLDLTSSPEIQNFLKGLIGGVMLVMSIHSVNALLGFVSLSWPAAFDTKTLFKVYGQMLMLTVRGILTAVSISLVEELLFRSWLPEEIAADLGYNRGIIISGLAFSLCQRSPLSIPGLWLLSLVLAGARQRSQGSLSLPIGLRAGIMASTFILQIGGFIKYQPNFPLWVTGTHPLQPFSGVVGLTFSMILAIVLYPRRPLHKKKTKTLQE; encoded by the exons ATGATGGGTGTTGGCTGGGGATATGGTGCCAACATGTTGACAAAGTACCTGGCAGAGGTTGGAGAGAAAACACCTCTTACTGCTGCCACATGCATAGACAATCCTTTTGACTTAGAGGAGGCCTCAAGGGTGGCCCCTAATCACATTGTTGTTGATCAAAAGCTCACAGGTGGACTGATAGATATTCTCAGATCCAACAAG GAACTATTTCAAGGCAGAACAAAAGGTTTTGATGTGGAAAAGGGTCTTTCGGCCAAGACTGTTCGTGATTTTGAAAAAGCAATATCTATGGTATCTTATGGTTTTGATGCTATAGAAGACTTCTATTCAAAATCTAGCACACGAGGTATTGTTGGAAATGTGAAGATTCCTGTTCTCTTTATACAG AATGATGATGGGACAACGCCGCTATTCTCTATTCCACGCAGTTTGATAGCAGAAAATCCATTCACAAGCTTGCTTCTGTGTTCTTGTTCTTCAACTAGTGTCATCTTGAGTGGCAGATCAGCTATATCTTGGTGTCAGAATGTAACCATCGAG TGGCTCGCGGCAGTGGAGCTAGGACTTCTGAAGGGTCGCCATCCTCTTCTGAAAGATGTAGATGTTACCATCAATCCTTTAGAAGGTTTGGCTCTTGTGGAAGGCAGAGCCCCTCCTAAGAGTAGCAGAGTCAATAAGTTTTTCAATCCTGAGAAGTCAAGTGCTTTAAGTGAACATTCTATGGATCCTGTTAGTGAGATGCTTGCAGCTACTAACATCCGCCTTGGGCAAGATTCATGgagaaatttggaaattgaagacAAGGAATTGCCAGAAGTGCACAACGGTACATTGCAGCAGAGCAGCTCTGTTGATGCAGAATTAATCAAAGAGGATGTAATTAGCTCAGTAGATAACGAAAGAGGGCAAGTTCTACAGACAGCACAAGTGGTTATGAACATGCTTGATGCGACTATGCCTGGTACTCTAACAGAAGAACATAAGAAGAAG GTCCTGGCTGCCGTAGGTCAAGGAGAAACAGTTATGCAAGCTTTGCAAGATGCTGTCCCAGAAGATGTTCGTGGAAAGCTTTCTACTGCTGTTTCTGGAATTTTGTCTACTCAAGGCACAAATTTAAACTTTGAGGGTCTTCTGAGGATTGGCCAGATTCCTAATGTATCGTCAGGATTGAAATCAAAGATCCAAGAAGAAATTGGAATAACATCAAGTGGAGAAGGTATGCATAAGGATGCTCATTCTTCTGATCAGAGGAAAGGGGCTGATGATATGGCAGATGGCACTAATAATAATCAATCTGGCAATGAAAAACCTGCTGGCAGACTAGAAACAGAGCTTCAGCCCTCAGAGAAGTTGCAAAAATCTATTGATCTGGGTCAGGCTCAACCAGTTGGTGGTCAAGGCGGTGAAGTCTCTAGCTCAGTCAATAAGAGCACCATTGATGCAGTGAATAATCAGGAAAATAATGAGTTTTCCAAGGAAAAGCCTGCTCAATATTCTGAGAAAAGTGGAAATGGATCAGAAACAGGTGCTAATCCTAATTTTTCTAGTCGGTCTGAAAAGGCAGATGGCACGGAGGAAGCAATTAGTGATCATCAAAAGTTGGATCATGATGGTAGAAATGCTCAGATAGAGATGAAAGAGGAGAAtcatttccaaaaaaatgaaggaaaaatccTGGATTCTTCAACTGATCAAAATAAGATGATTCCTTCCACCAAGATAGATGAGGCAGTTTCACCTCCTGGATCCTCATCTGAGCCACAAGTGATGGAAAAGGAAGTTAGTGataatcaaaagaaagaagacAAAACCATGCAGCCTATTCTTGATCAAAATAATGCCATTATGTCAGATTCTAATTCCCCAACTTTCAGTGTCTCTCAAGCCTTCGATACCTTGACAGGGTTGGATGATTCTACTCAAGTGGCTGTGAACAGTGTTTTTGGTGTAATTGAAGACATGATTACTCAGTTGGAGGAAAAAGGCAATCAAGATGAAGTCATAGATAAGGATGTGGTCAAGGATGAGAAAAGTGGTTCTGAGAGACAGAATAATCAAGTCATTAGCAACCACAAGTTGGAAAAGGAAGAGGACAATAAGAATGGCCTGAACTTTGAGTCTGACATCTTACATGATCCTACTGTACCCAGTTGGCATGAGAATCATACAGATACATTGCTTGATGCAGGACCCAGATGGGTAGAGGAGAAATCCAGTCAGACCCCAATTCCATTCAGAGGGAATGGCACCGGTAGTTCTAGAAATTACACAGATAGCCATGTAGGTAAAAAGGAAGATGGGAAGGACCATTTTGTTGGTGACAAACTTTTGGCTCGAAGTTTAGATAGACATAGTCATGTAAATAATATTCCACTTTACATAACTGCAACTCCATATGGAGATTCTCTTTATAATGAATACTTAAGAAAGTATCTTCTTTCAAAGATACCAAATACCAAATCACTAGATTTAGATACAACTACTGCTCTGTTTCTTGACTATTTTCCAGAAGAAGGTCAATGGAAGCTATTGGAACAGCCAGGAAACACTGGGGATTCCGTTGGTGATGTCAGGACTCTTAAGGGTATTGACAGAATGAGTCAGGCCTATTTATCTTCTAAAAGTAACGCAGGAAAGATTATTGAACCTTCATATGTGATATTAGATACTGAAAAACAACATGAACCAGTTAGAGGGTACAAGACAgtggacataaaaaatgaaaaggccGCACTTGGCAATGATGGGTCAGAGGAGTTGATATGCTTTGTTAAGAACATTATTGTGGATGCTTTGAAGGTTGAAGTTTGTCGCAGGCTAAGTGCATCATACATGAAGGAGATGGAGTTTGATCTTGCTAGAGATTTAGAACAAATTGCAAATGCTGTGTCTCTGATTGTTGGACAAGACAAGGAGCATGGTTGGCATGTGGACAGTAATGACTATAGAACCGGCCGTACTATAAAAAAGGTTGGTTCTGTTCATGGAGAGCGTATTGTTAGAGCAATCTCATCTGCCATTCAGGATACAAGTCACTTGAGGAGAGTGCTGCCAGTGGGTGTTATTGTAGGATCTAGCTTAGCTGCTTTGAGAAAATTCTTCAATGTAGCTGCAGTGCATGATACTGGCCAAAATGAAGCTGTGACCCTTGATGGACTGGAAATTGTTGAGGAAAAAAGTTATGGTCAAGTCAGTGAAACAGAGAATGATCAGACTCCTTCTGACAAaactgaaaatttgaatttagaaataagCAGAGATGGGAAGAAAGCAAAATTAAGAAATCTAAACGATAGCACTGTCATGGTTGGTGCTGTTACAGCTGCCCTGGGGGCATCTGCTTTACTGGTGAATCAACGG GATCCATACAACAGTAATGAAACTGCTGACAGTTCATCCAAGCCCTTCAAGGAGAAAGGAATTCAACTGAAAGAGCCTAACAAGATTGAAGAGACATTGGAAAAAAACCAGAATAACATAGTCACAAACCTTGCTGAGAAAGCCATGTCAGTTGCTGGTCCAGTGGTACCAACAAAAGGAGATGGTGAAGTTGATCAAGAAAG GTTGGTTGCCATGTTAGCAGATTTGGGACAAAAAGGTGGCATGTTGAAGCTGGTTGGTAAAATTGCTTTGCTTTGGGGTGGAATACGTGGTGCAGTGAGTTTAACCCGTAGGCTTATCTCTTTTTTGCGTTTTGCTGACCGCCCCTTGTTCCAGAG GATTCTTGGGTTTGTCTGCATGGTGCTTGTTTTATGGTCACCAGTTGTGGTTCCATTGCTCCCAACACTTGTGCAGAGCTGGACAACAAATAATTCCTCCCGGATTGCTGAGCTTGTTTGCATTGTTGGCCTTTATACTGCTGTTGTGATACTTGTCATGTTATGGGGCAAGAGAATTCGAGGGTATGAAAATCCATTTGAGGAATATGGACTGGATTTGACATCATCACCAGAG ATCCAAAATTTTCTGAAGGGTTTGATTGGAGGAGTTATGCTTGTTATGTCGATACATTCTGTGAATGCATTACTTGGATTTGTCAGTCTCTCTTGGCCTGCAGCTTTTGACACTAAGACATTGTTCAAAGTGTACGGGCAAATGCTTATGCTTACTGTTCGGGGGATTCTAACAGCAGTCAGCATTTCACTTGTGGAAGAATTGCTTTTCAGGTCGTGGTTGCCTGAAGAAATTGCCGCTGATCTTGGATACAATCGTGGAATCATCATTTCAGGACTTGCATTTTCTTTATGCCAGAg GTCTCCACTGTCAATACCCGGGCTATGGCTCTTATCTTTGGTTCTGGCAGGGGCTCGGCAAAGAAGTCAAGGTAGCCTCTCCCTTCCTATTGGGCTGCGTGCAGGGATAATGGCTTCAACTTTCATCTTACAAATTGGTGGTTTCATAAAATACCAACCCAATTTTCCTCTTTGGGTAACTGGGACTCACCCACTTCAACCATTTAGTGGAGTTGTTGGTCTTACCTTCTCAATGATATTGGCGATAGTTCTCTATCCAAGACGGCCTCTAcataagaagaaaacaaagaccCTTCAGGAATAA